The genomic stretch CCCTATGAGAGGCGGATATGACGGATCGGTAATATCCGAAAAAGGAATTCCTTGCCCAAATATCTTTACAGGCGCCCACAACTTCCACTCAATATATGAATACCTGCCGGTTAAATCTCTTCATGCTTCAAGCAACGTTGTTAAAGAGATAATAAAAAATTTAGCAAAATAATAAATACAAAAGGCTGTTTAAAGCAGCCTTTGACTTATCTTAAAACTTTGGCTCTGTTAAAATATAGTGTTGATTATGATATTTTAGATTCCAAAAAATGTAACTAAATATTGTATAAAAGACGATAATGTCCGAAATTAGCAATCGACGTAAATGACTTTTTAAATTTATAGTATATCTTTAGTGTTTTACATTTATAACGATTAAGCTTAGTATTTTTTGCCAAGAAATATCACAATTAGGTATTTTAATAGAAACTAAAATATATAGAAAATTTTAAATTTATAGATCAAGTGGTTTAAAAGAGGCGGGAGATCCGCCTCGAAGTTTATAATTTTTAGAGCATAAAGAATGCTATTACCACAACAGCTATGGCCATAGCCGGAGCGGTTCTTTTTGCAATCTCAATAGGGCTTACCATCGCAAGACCTGCACAAACGATAGCAGCACCAGCAATTGGAGATGATGAGCGACCAAGAGCACCTGCTATAGCAGCAGCCATACCAAGTTTGGTTTGCTCGAAACCAAGATCTTGAGCGTGTACAGTTATAGCACCGTTAAACGCCATAGTAGCAGCATCGCCAGAACCTGTAACTACAGCCATTAGATAAGGTATAAACGTACCTCCAAGTCTTACGAACTCTTCTGAGTGTTTTAATACGTTAGTAACAGCATCTATGGCTCCGCAAGCCTTAAGACCGGCAACGAAAACGCCCGCAGCGATGATGATACCGATAACCTCAGCATAAGCGCTTCCCATACCTTTGAAGAACTCTGAAGTAATCTTTTCTGGGCTTGTCCATGTTACAAATACAGCCAAAATAGCACCAAGCAACATAGCTTCGGCAACACCCATCTTAGTCCAAGTTAAAAATGAAATCTTATGTAGATCAGTTCCGCCAATAACAAGAATAATAAGTGGTACTAAAGGCATAAGAGCAAATAAAATATTTACTTTTATAGGCTCTGCAGTAGCTGCGTCTCCGACTTTTTGTGAAAAATCTTGACCTTTTTGATAGTCTTTAAACAATATAGCCGTAACGCTTAATATAACTAAAACAACTATAAATGCAGCCATAGCATTTGGAAATTGAACCTTAATAACATCAGGTATAGTTACCTTAGCCATATCTGAAACAAATGCGTTGTGTGCTGATCCAGGACTTAACACTCCACCGAAAGTTCCTGAAAATACAGCAGCGCCAGCCATAGCAGGACGAACACCAGAAGCCATAAGAAGAGGTATCATAGTGGCACCAACAGCAGCAGAACATCCAGCAGCAGAAGGGATAGCTATGTTAACAAAAAATGTAATCACGAATGTGAGAGGAACAAGTAAAAATCCTATATTTTTCATAGGTTTTGTAAGTAGAGTAACCAGATGCTGATCACACTTAGTAACCTTCATAACGTAAGCAAAACCCATACTCGCACAAATAGCCTTAATAAGTCCTGCTGAAGTCATTGACTTTGTAAACTGAGCAAGAGCATCAAGAGGAGTAAGGCAAATCGCGCAAAGCACCAAACCAACACCTATAAGGACGGTTTTAGTCTCTCTCTTTTTAATAAGCAGATATACAACTGCAACTAAGCCTAAAACGGCACATATTAGCTTTAAAGTAGCCATATTTAACCTTTCTTATAAATTGTATATAATGTTTACATACTGTTTAATTATATTCATCTTAATTTTAAATAAAAATTAAAATCTATCTAAAATGTAAAACTATCTCCAACCGCGATACTTTCCGTATCTTTTTTATAGCGCATTTTTAATACAGCATCATTTCCTAGTATCTTTGCGCTATTGCCGGCTATCTTTAGTCCAACCCCTTCAGGTAGAGCGTAGATGATACTCTCTTGATTTACTATCAAAAACTCTTCAAGCCTCTCTTCCCTACTCTCTCCATTATGTCCAGCTATCTTTCCGCTAATGAAGTGAGGGTTGATTTGATGAGGGAAAATATTTAAAGCGTCAAAAAGTTTTGGCATTATGATAGGCATATCGTTTGTTGTCATAATAGTACTTCCAGCTACGTTTGCGCCAGCAGACCAGCCAAAATACGGAGTTCCGGCCTCAACTTTCTCTCTTATTGCATCAACTAAATCATATTTATATAGATAATAAAGCAAAACAAAGGTGTTCCCCCCTCCTATTGATATTGCTTTAGCATTCTTTACAGCCTGTTTTGGATCGTTAAATCTATGAATTGATTTTATATTTTTATTTTGGAGACAATCTTGAACCTTAAGCTCATATTCATCGTTTGTGCGTCTAACTCCCGCATAAGGGATAAAGAGTACCTCCTCATCGCAAACTCCATGCTCTGTCAAAAACTCGTTAATCCAAGGCCTACAGTGGTTTAAATAACCAGTATCCTTGTAGCCTGAACTGCTTAAAAGCAAAGCTTTTTTCATAATACTCTCCTGTAATAAATGTTTTTTATTATTGTTGTATTCTAAAAACAACTTTAAATTTAAAAAAATATAAAAAATAATTTTTAAAAATCTAATTTATAAAACGATATATAAATAATGCTTAAAAAAGGGTTAAAAGCTACGCTTAAGTAAATATTTTATTAATAAACCCAGGCAATAAAAATCAAATAAATTTTTAAGCAAAAAGCCACCTTAAAATCACACATTCCAACTAAAATTTAAAATACTGGGTATTAAAAATCGCCATATTCTTAATTTCTTTAAATTTAAATTATCAATTTTTAAATTCTTTAAAATTTAAACAAATACCAATTGCAAGCTGGCAAAGTCCTGCTGCAAAGAAAAAATATATAAAATCCAAAAATTTATTATCATTCATAATCATAAGAAAAACAAACAAAACAAGGCAAACAATAGAACCCAAATAAAATCTCTTGTCAAGTCTTGCAAAAGCGATAAAAGCTACACTTAAGATTCCAAGCAAAATGCTCATGCTTTCTCCTTTTTAAATCTAAGACTAAGCCACACAAAGACAAGAGAAACAAAGAGACAAGTAAGCGAAATCTTAAAAATTTCAAAATTTACGAAAGAACCATTTGCTATAGAGACTATAAAAACAACAGCAAAAACCACAGAAGTTATAACAGAACTTAAAGAGTATCCATATTTTTTGACAAAAATTGCGCCGATCAATGAAATAAACGCAAAAGCGGTAAAAAAGGCATAAACTTCATATTCGTACCTAAACTCATTTTCATAAGGTATTAGCTGATTTGCAAGTAAATAAATGCCAAGAGCGGTAAATAGCCCTATAAAAAACGCATTATTAAATACTTTTATCATATATATTGCGACTTTAGAGTGCTGCTTTTGACTCCACAAATAAGCTCCTGAGGCGCACATAATAAGCCCAAGACAGCCAAATACAAAAAATACAAATCTAACCAGCTCTCCACCAAAGCCGCCTACATGAAAAATTCTCATAAACAGCATTACAAGATTTGCCCTAGGAACCTCTCTTTCAAAAACCTCCTCAAGCTTTTCTCCGCTTACGGCATCGAAAACTTTAGATTCAAAGCTTAGGCCTTTTTCGGTAAATGGCTTACTAGGCACAAAATTTAGCTGTATATGAGCTGTGCCCTGCATACTTCTTTGAATCACTATACTCTCAAAATTTTTATTTGAATGTTTATCTACAATACTTTTAACTTGATCGGTAGTAGGCATAAATTTAGCTCTTCTTGTCATCATATTAGCCATAAATTCCTTACTTTTGCTAAACTGATCTCTCATTTTTGATAAAGATTGTTCAGTGATATTTATCTCTTTATTTTGAGATAAATTTTGCATTACCAAAGGCTTCATATCATTTGATTTTACATTCTGCTTAACTAAATTTTTAGATACTTCATCATCTTTTTTAATAGTTAAGTTTTGCTCAGCCATCGCCTTTGCAAGAGCCCTTTGTCTTTTGCGCTCCTCATTTCTAGCCTTAGCCTTGGCAGTAAAATCCTGTTGCATACTCGCCTTATTTTGATTGGCCACTTCAGAATATATACCCTTTAGCATAAACCTCTCGACCAGATAAAGTCCTGAAACGCTAAGCATTAAAAATATCACAAACCCACTAACACTAGCTAGAATATGAGAATCCATCCAAAAGGACTTTTGTCTAAATTTGAAAAAATCCTTTAAAATTCTCTTATGTATCATAATGCCAGACAATAAAACAAAAAGCATAGCTATGGTTATATAGCCGATTATTTCGCGTGCAGTTACTCGATTTATAAACCACAAATCATAATGAAGCGCGCTCAAAAAACCTCCGCCGTAAGTGCTTCTGCCTCTTATAATCTCAGATGTGTCCGGATCTATCTTGACTATTTTTCGGTTTCTTCTATGCTCTCTAACTCTTACGTCATCATGCCAGGATATGGTTATGTAAGGGGTAAATTCACTAGGCGGTGTTATCCTCCAAATATCGGAATTTGGATGGTGTTCTTTAAGATATTCAAGCGAAGTATCCAGATATTCACTATTTTTGTAATTTATCTTATAATATTCAGGCTGCATAAACAAAGTTATATCATCTTTATAATAAGCCAAGGTTCCACTAAAAAATATAAAAAATATTATCCATGTAAAGGCAAGTCCAAAATATCTATGAAAGAGTCGAAGCATCATCATATCGTGACCGCCAAAGTAGTGAATAAAACTGTTAATACAAGAACAAATTTAAGTCTTATTGTATAGCAGAATAAAAACCAAAGGGTAAAAATGCCCATAAATAAAAAATTTGCAACTACAAGCTTTTCATTTTGAATAACGCTTAAAAAATTTGGAATTTTGACACTAAAATAATAAGATATGATAAATCCGAATACGCTGCAAACAATCGTTCTAATGATAAACTCTTTAGTTTTTGAGAGCAAAAGCATCCTTGATCTTTAGAAATTAATTTAGGATTATAAATTAATATGAATAAAAATTAACTTAATACAATTATGATATTTATTAATATTTATCCTGAATTTTGATAATCCAGGATAAATTTCGATATGCCTAAAAAATCTTAGTATCCAATCAATTTGTTTAAAAATTTGATATTATATTCTAGTTTTTAACTCCTCAAAAGCACTTTCTTGATTTTTTAAAAGATTCCTCTCTTTATCTCTCGCTACATAGATTTTAAAAATATTTTCTCCGTTTTTATCATAAAACTGCACCGATTTTGAAAGCATTCCCATGAATGTCTGAGTTACGAAAAAGATCTTATCTATATCGCTTGCTTTTAGGTGTCCGCCGAAATTTGACTCTTTCATGCTGAAGTTATAATACCCTTGTGCATGCTGTCCGCTTGGAATTTTGGTTTTAAACTCTATGATAAACGATGGAGTGTTTTTAACAAAAAGCACTTCACCCCAGCTGCCTATCTCACCGATGATCTCGTCAAATTTAGCCCCATCGGCAAATCTGCAAAACTCGCAAGGCAGGTTTAAAAGCACATCCATCTCTTTTAGCCCAAGCTCTTTACCTATTTCACCTAGTGAAATTTTTGGATTTTTCTCGATTAGAGATTTTACTTTTTCTTTCATTTTAATCCTTTTTAAATAAAATTTGGCAAATTATAGCATAATATTACAATTTAGATAATAATTATCAACACAAAATGAACTGATATTAAAAGAGGATTATCTAAGCCCTCTATCTCTTTTAGCTTTTTAAGTATTTTAATGCTAACACTATTATCTAATTTCTTAAGCTCTTTTAACGCATTTTTACTGAAATTTACTTTCATATTTTTACGCCAAGCTCTTTAGCTACTTCATCAAGAGTATAAAACTGAGGATTAGGATCACTCTCTATCTTTTTTAACTCTTCCATGGCATCTATATAATCATTCATATCTTCTAAGAATCTTTTTATAGCTTCTTGAACGTAAAAGCTTTTTGTTATTTTAGTATCTTAAGTAGTATTAATAACATAAAACTAATTCAACGAATTTTCAAGCACTCTTTTTCTCTCTTGCCAATCACTCATATAAACACTAAGATATTCATAAAATTTTTTACTATGATCAGTATGAATCAAATGCGCTAATTCGTGAAATATAACGTATTCTACGCATTTTTTTGGTTTTTTGATTAGTTCAAGATTTAAGTTTATATATGATTTTGCCGCATTGCAGCTGCCCCAGCGAGTCTTCATCTTGCGAATTCTTACATTTTTTATATCTCTTTTTACCATCTTATTAAACTCGTTTATGATGTTAAAAAAACAGATAAGCGCCTTATCTTTATACCACTCATCAAGTAGTTTTTGCTTCTTTTTAAAGTTATTCTTATCTCGCACAAAAAGCTCTAAAGTGCCTCTGTTAAGTCTTACAAACTCTTCTTTGCTCTCATTTACTTTTAGCCTATAGCTTCTTCCTAGATACTTCATCTCTTCGCCGCTTACAAGCTCTTTTTCACGACTTTTAAATTTGGCAAAGAATTCCTGCTTGATAATTATCCACTTCTCGCGCTTTTTAAACACAAACCCTATATGCTCATCGCTCGCATCTTTTGGTGCGTTAATTATTACTTCACCGCTTGGCTTAACTTTAATGCTAAAGTTTTTAATATCCTTTTTGATAATTTTTACGCTTTTAAGCATAATGATTTATTCCTATGTTGCGCATAACTTCATAAATTTCAGTTTTATTTTCAATATTTATGTCAAATTTATCCTCTATATCCCATAAAAGCTCATCTATAGCCCCCTCTATCTCGTTTTTTACATCTATATTTTTATCCCACTCAGGTCTCAGTGCGTAAGAGCTGTAAATTTCATCTATCTTTTGAGCTAAAGCGACAAGCTCCTCTTCATCTATCTGAGTTAAGTCTGCTAAATTCTCATACATATCGGCAATCGATCTCTTGCCCTTAAATTCCTCTTTCATCTCATCTTTTTTATTTACTATCTGCTCTTTTATAGCTCTTAAAGCGGTTAATTTTTCTTCATCACTCAAGCGTCCGGCGGTATATTCATCTATGATTTTTTGAATTTGAGCTGAAATAGACCTGTAAAATGCCGGATTTGAGTCAAATTTTTCAGTCACAACTGCATCTAGCGCACTTTTGATACTTTCAGCTTTTGCATTTGCCGCCACAAGCCTATCTACTTCACTATCAAATTCCGCCTCAAATATATTTACAATCCTACTTAGAGTATTAACTCCTTTTGCGTTTATAAAAGTATCAAGCAGCTTTTGCATATCTTTTTCATACTTATTAAAGTCGCATTTTTCTTGATACATTATCTGCACGATACTTCTTAATTCATTATAAAATTTGATTTTACTCTTATACTCTTTTATCTCAATACCAGTTAAAATTTCTGCCGTCTTGTCACTACTTAAGGCTAGAGCAAAAGCCCTCGCAAGAGATGAAAGCCACTCTTTAAAATTTTTACGCTTATCTTTATCATCCAAAGACTTCGCATAACTCTCTACATCATTTTTAAACTCCACATCTTTAAAAAGCTCCTCTAAATGAGTATAGTAAGTTTTTACTTTTGATATCTCGCTTCTTACATCTATAACAGCCCCCACTATATCCACCCCGTCAAATCCGCTTAGACACTCGTAGCTTTCAAGGCTATCGCTTAGCTCTCTTAAAAGCCCTCTATAGTCTATTATAAGCCCGTAGTCTTTGCCCTCATATACCCTGTTTACTCTTGCTATGGCTTGAAGCAGATTATGCTCTTTTAAAGGTTTATCGACGTATAAGATAGCGGCTCTTGGAGCGTCAAAACCCGTTAGAAGCTTATCAACGACTATCAGCATATCCATATCATCACCGTTTAAAAACTCATCTTTTACGGTATCTATATATCTTTCATTATCTCCATACTCTTTTTCTATATCTTTCATTGCATTTATTACAAATTCTCTGCTTCCGCCTACATTTTCATCCTGTTCGTTTGATATGACAAAGGCTGTTTTTATCTCGCCCAAATCTTTAAAAATTTGATGATACTTTATCGCCTCAAATTTTGAGCTAGTTGCAAACATAGCTTTAAATCCGGGCTTTGCAAACTCTTTAAAATGTTTATTTATATCCATAGCCACAAGATATAGCCTTTGCTCACTTGAAGCCACCTTGCTAAATTTAGCCCACTTTTGCTGCAAATCTCTCTTTTGCTCATCGCTTAAATTTCTGCAAATCGCCTTAAATCTCTCATCTAAAATTTCAGGATTTGAAATTTCTTGCTCCACAAATCTACCCTCATACAAAAGCGGCAGCACTGCTCCGTCTCTAACCGCGTCATCTATCGTATATCTGTGTATCTCTCCGCCAAATTTTGCAAAGCTATTTTTCTCACGTTTTAAAAGCGGAGTTCCCGTAAAGCCTATATAGCAAGCGTTTGGCAACGCTCTTCTCATGGCTATATGCAAATCGCCCCCTTGAGTTCGGTGACTCTCATCAACCAATACAAAGATATTGTTATCGTTTAATACTGTTTTGGAGTTTGCAACGCTTGCAAATTTATGCACTAAAGTTGTTATAACGCCGACATTACTTTTTAGCTTATGGGTCAAATTTGCACCGCTAAAGCAGCGTTCAACCCTTATATCGGTATTCTTAAAAGCTCCTTCTATCTGCTTATCAAGCTCGATACGATCGCTTACTATTATTACTTTTGAATTTGTATAAATTTGCTTTAAAAGCTTGGTTAGCATAACCATAGTTAGGCTCTTTCCGCTTCCTTGGGTATGCCAAATAAGCCCACCCGTTCTTTTGCCGTCTTCTATTCGCTCGACTCTTTTTAGAGTTCTTTTGATACCAAAAAACTGCTGATACCTGCAAATTTTCTTAACTCTATTATCAAAAAGGATAAAATTTCTCATGAGATCAAGAAGTCTATCCGGTCTTAGCAAGGCATAAAGTGTCATATCAAGAGCTGTTATGCTTCTATCGTTTACAAATTTAGCTAAATTCTCTCTCGCACTCTCTTCTTCCTCTTCTTTCCAAATAGAGTAAAATTCAGGCTTTGTTAGAGTGGTGCCGTATCTTGCTTCATTTGCGTTGGCAGCTAATGTAAGCTGTATAAATTTAAAAAGATGTGGTATCTCGCCCTTTTCTTGCTCTTTTAGAAGCTGGTTTATACCGTTTTGGACGTTTATGCTTGATTTTTTAAGCTCAATGACAGTCAAAGGAATGCCGTTTACAAAAAGCACCAGATCGGGTCTTCTGCTCTTTTTGTCGCTTTTATCAGACTTGGCCACGGCAAATTCTTCGGTTATATAAAAGTCGTTATTGTAGATATTTTCAAAATCGATAAATTTTATGCTAAAACTTCTTTTAGAGCCGTCAGGCAAGCTCTCTTCATAACTCTCCCCCATTAAAAGCATATTTGTAACTCGCTCGTTTGCCACGCCTAGACCCTCATTTAGGCTTACATCGAGATGTTCGATAGCTCTGGTTATGCTTTGAGGAGAAAATTTATAAATTTCACCCTTGTATTCGTATGAATTTAGCTCGTTTAGCTTTTTAGCCAAAATTTCTTTGAAAAGAACATTTGATGTTTGGTTGTCTCTTAGTTTTAAATTTTCATCTCTGCTTATAAATTTATAACCAAACAGTTCACTTTTAAGTAAATTTATGCAGTTTTGTTGCAATGCTTTTTCCGATGTGTTTGGGGTCATTTTAGATCCTTTAAATCACTACATTCTAAAAATAAACTTTTTACTTTTTCATCAAATTTTTTCTTCCTTTTTTTAATACCTTCTTTTCTTATTTTCCATTCATCAAAAGCATCTTTTTTTATTTCATAAACTTTTACAACCCTATAAAGTCTTGCTTTGCTTTCTTCTCCAAAATCATCATACGTTTTTACAATTTCAAGATGACATTTTATAAAAGAGCCATTTCCGAAATCATATTTGCTATCAATGACATCGTTTTTAAATTTACTATCCCCCATGCTAAAATCTATCTTTTCATTTTTATAAATTCCTTTCCATTTGTATTTACCTTCTTTTAGAACAGGAGATATTAATTCTATGACGGCATCATCATCTTCTTCCAATTCCTTACCATCGTTGATAATAAAATTTTTAAACTCTACTCTTTCAATGATTGTTTCTTTTTTAACTTCAGAGCCAAATCCAACTTTTTGTATTTTTTCATATTTTTCTAACTTTGAATAATAATTTGATAACGGTCTTGCTATTTTTTGTTCTAAATTTATATCTTGCGAAATATCATTTTTATTACTCTTATTTTTAAGTTCAGCTATTTCAAGTTCTAATTTTTTAACTTCCAATCTATTTTTTTTATATGCACCGCTACAAATATGTTTTATCAATTCAACAATCTTATTGGCAACATATCCTATGGTAGCTGCTGAAATTGAAGATGCTGTTGGGTATTTTTCTATTACCTCCAAAATTTCAATATATCCGCCTTTTTCAGGAACTTTACTTTCAAGTTTTATTTCGACATCCAACACAGCACACACGACACTAACAATATTTAGAAAATCTTTTTCTATACTATTTCTAACAAATGCATTCATAGAGTGAGAATTATCATTTAAATAATAATGAACTATCAGTCTATTTCTTGCTTGGCTAATATTTTTATTATTATCATTCATAACATCAAGTCCTTACCTTTCCTGTTAATAAATTTTGCATAAGTCCTTGCTTTTGTGTTTTTAAGCTCTCTAGTTTGTTTTCTAAAATTTTTATCTCATCATCACAAGCGGTTAAAATTTCTGCGATTTTTTGTTGTTCTTTTAAAGCTATTGGTATCAAAATTTTTTTTGATAAAAATGTTGCATTTGATATATTGATAGTATTTTTAGCACCTTTTTGAATAATTGTTTGCAAGTAGTTTTTTGTTCTTATTGATGACTCAAAATAAAAATGTAACCAAGCTCCCAAATATCTATTTATTGGTGTAAAAACTCCATACAATGGAGATACTATAACATTTTTTCCATTGAAATTTTGCTTTATTATTCCATAAGGAAAATTACCAGTAGGGCTTTTCGTGTAAACAATATCAAAAGGTTTTACAAGATTATAATTTAAAGTATCTTGTGCTGCAAAGCTTCTCCCCAAATACTCTATTTGGTTGATAATTCCGACATGAACAGACACAGAATACACATCACTTTTACCATCACTTTTAAGCTTATGCTCTGTCAAAATCTCTCCAAGTTTAGTTTCTTGCCACTCGTCGTTGAAGTTTGGAAGGCGGATTTTGGTGGTAAGAAGGTTTTGCATTAAGCCTTTTTTGAACTCTTTTTTTGATTTGATTAGTTCTGCGGTTAAATTTATAGCCCTATCCCAAGTAGATAAAATTTCCGCTATTTTTTCTTGTTCATCAATCGGCGGAAGTAAAATTTCTAATGAAAAAAAATCTTTATCCGTGATATTTATCCTATCGTGTCTAGCACCATAGTTTGCTACACTTTTAACTTGGTTATACCAAAAAATACTCTTAAAAAAATACGATAAAAATTTTGCCTTTTTCTCATCTTCCACTCTAAATACAGTATATAAAGGTGAAACTATACCAATGGAAATCAAATTTCTATTAATAGGTCCTGTTGGTGCATTTATGGAAATTCGTGGGTTATAAACAAAATCTCCATAATCTACAATATAGTAGTCTTGAATATTATTTTTGTTTGCTATGTCTTTATCAAAATATTCATTTTGCACGACAATTCCATTTGTTGCCGAATTTGATAAAACTAAATTTATAAAGCTATCTTTATTTTTAGTTGAAACTTTTTCAGCAACATCTCCCAGCCTTACAACCCTCCACCCGCTCGGCAAATTTTTAAAACTATTCATCTTTATCCCTCATAGTCCAAGCTCCTTAAGATAGCCATCCATCTTATCTTGAACTATTTTTAGCTCATCTTCAAGCCGTGAAATTTCAAGCTTAACAGCGGTCATATCGACTTGCTCTTCTTCCTCGTAAGTATCTACATATCTAGGGATGTTTAGATTAAAATCATTTTGCTCTATCTCGTTTATGCTTGCTACGTGAGAATACTTATCGATCCGGCTTCTATTTTTGTATGCGGTGATGATCTTTTGGATATTTTCATCAGTTAGGCTGTTTTGATTTTTGCTCTTTTCAAATTCACGGCTAGCGTCTATAAAAATCACGTCTTCTTTAGTGCGATTTTTCTTAAAGATCATGATGCAAACCGGTATACTTGTGCCGTAAAATAGATTTGCAGGCAGTCCGATGACCGCATCAAGTAGATTTTCTCTTATTAGTTTTTCTCTTATCCTTCCCTCACTAGCTCCCCTAAATAGCACGCCGTGGGGCAAAATCACGCCCATAGTTCCGTTTGAATTTAAAGAGCTTATCATGTGAAGCACGAAAGCAAAATCGCCCTTGCTCTTTGGAGGCACACCTCTTTTAAACCTGCCAAAACTGTCATTTGCGGCTATATCTTCACCCCATTTATCAAGGCTAAAAGGCGGATTTGCAACGACCACATCAAAGGTTTTTAAAAGACTATTTTCAAGATGAAGCGGATTTCTTATCGTATCGCCCCACTCGATAACCGAGTCATTTATCTCATGCAAAAACATATTCATTTTACAAAGCGCTTGGGTTTGGCTATTTTTCTCCTGTCCGTAAAGACGGAAATTTTGACCGTTTGTCTGCTTGCTGACTTTTATCAGCAAAGAGCCTGATCCGCAGGTTGGGTCATATATCATGGCGCCGTCTTTTGGCTCTACAAGCTGAGCTAGCAGATCAGAAACCTCTCCCGGAGTATAAAATTCTCCGCCTTTTTTACCGGCATCGCTAGCAAATTTTGATATAAGATACTCATACGCATCGCCTATAGCGTCGCTACTTGCTAGGCGTGATGGACGCAGGTCAAGTCTAGGATCGCTAAAGTCTTCGATTAGGTGCTTTAAGATAGCATTTCTTTCTTTTGTGTCTCCAAGCTTGTTTTTATTGTTAAAATCAATGCTTCTAAAAATCCCTTCCAGCTTTTCGGAGTTATCCTCCTCTATCTTATCAAGCATTTTATTAATGATCTCGCCTAGATTATCCGCCTCTTTTTGCTCTATAAGCCTTTCAAACGTATGCTCTTCATCGAGTCTAAATTTCTCACGCTTTAAGCTAGCCTCTATGCGATCTTTTTTATCGCCATATTTTTCTTTTAAATTTTCAAGCTTTTCTTTATAAAAATCGGAAAGATACTTTATAAAAAGCATCGTTAAAATATAATCCTTATAATCGCTACTATCTATAGTGCCGCGAAATGTATCGCAAGCCTTCCAAACTACATTATTTATAGTATCTTTTGTTGTTTTTTGCATTTTTATCCTTTGATTGCTTCTTGGAATACTGATTTTGTAAAGATTTTGTTTTTCTCTACCATAGATGTTAAAATTTCATTTTTTTTAGCTGATATTTCTAAAAATTTTACGATTTGTTGCTGTTTTTGCAGACTAATACTAGGAACTTTAATCTTAGCAAGATCGCTTACTTTTATAGCGGCTATTCTTCCTGAAATGTCGCTATAAAGGGCTTTTTTAACGATATTGCTGTTTAGGTAGTAAGCTATAAATTTTGGCTCAAAACTATTTTTTAATCTTAAGCGAGCAACAAGAGATGAAAATATCAAATTTTCGTATTGAGCATCTATACTCACGGCAAAATTTGGCCATCTAAGGCGTATTAAAACATCTCCTTTTCTTACTAAATAATCATCTTTTAATTGCTC from Campylobacter sp. RM16189 encodes the following:
- a CDS encoding type I restriction-modification system subunit M, translating into MQKTTKDTINNVVWKACDTFRGTIDSSDYKDYILTMLFIKYLSDFYKEKLENLKEKYGDKKDRIEASLKREKFRLDEEHTFERLIEQKEADNLGEIINKMLDKIEEDNSEKLEGIFRSIDFNNKNKLGDTKERNAILKHLIEDFSDPRLDLRPSRLASSDAIGDAYEYLISKFASDAGKKGGEFYTPGEVSDLLAQLVEPKDGAMIYDPTCGSGSLLIKVSKQTNGQNFRLYGQEKNSQTQALCKMNMFLHEINDSVIEWGDTIRNPLHLENSLLKTFDVVVANPPFSLDKWGEDIAANDSFGRFKRGVPPKSKGDFAFVLHMISSLNSNGTMGVILPHGVLFRGASEGRIREKLIRENLLDAVIGLPANLFYGTSIPVCIMIFKKNRTKEDVIFIDASREFEKSKNQNSLTDENIQKIITAYKNRSRIDKYSHVASINEIEQNDFNLNIPRYVDTYEEEEQVDMTAVKLEISRLEDELKIVQDKMDGYLKELGL
- a CDS encoding HsdR family type I site-specific deoxyribonuclease yields the protein MTPNTSEKALQQNCINLLKSELFGYKFISRDENLKLRDNQTSNVLFKEILAKKLNELNSYEYKGEIYKFSPQSITRAIEHLDVSLNEGLGVANERVTNMLLMGESYEESLPDGSKRSFSIKFIDFENIYNNDFYITEEFAVAKSDKSDKKSRRPDLVLFVNGIPLTVIELKKSSINVQNGINQLLKEQEKGEIPHLFKFIQLTLAANANEARYGTTLTKPEFYSIWKEEEEESARENLAKFVNDRSITALDMTLYALLRPDRLLDLMRNFILFDNRVKKICRYQQFFGIKRTLKRVERIEDGKRTGGLIWHTQGSGKSLTMVMLTKLLKQIYTNSKVIIVSDRIELDKQIEGAFKNTDIRVERCFSGANLTHKLKSNVGVITTLVHKFASVANSKTVLNDNNIFVLVDESHRTQGGDLHIAMRRALPNACYIGFTGTPLLKREKNSFAKFGGEIHRYTIDDAVRDGAVLPLLYEGRFVEQEISNPEILDERFKAICRNLSDEQKRDLQQKWAKFSKVASSEQRLYLVAMDINKHFKEFAKPGFKAMFATSSKFEAIKYHQIFKDLGEIKTAFVISNEQDENVGGSREFVINAMKDIEKEYGDNERYIDTVKDEFLNGDDMDMLIVVDKLLTGFDAPRAAILYVDKPLKEHNLLQAIARVNRVYEGKDYGLIIDYRGLLRELSDSLESYECLSGFDGVDIVGAVIDVRSEISKVKTYYTHLEELFKDVEFKNDVESYAKSLDDKDKRKNFKEWLSSLARAFALALSSDKTAEILTGIEIKEYKSKIKFYNELRSIVQIMYQEKCDFNKYEKDMQKLLDTFINAKGVNTLSRIVNIFEAEFDSEVDRLVAANAKAESIKSALDAVVTEKFDSNPAFYRSISAQIQKIIDEYTAGRLSDEEKLTALRAIKEQIVNKKDEMKEEFKGKRSIADMYENLADLTQIDEEELVALAQKIDEIYSSYALRPEWDKNIDVKNEIEGAIDELLWDIEDKFDINIENKTEIYEVMRNIGINHYA
- a CDS encoding restriction endonuclease subunit S; translation: MNSFKNLPSGWRVVRLGDVAEKVSTKNKDSFINLVLSNSATNGIVVQNEYFDKDIANKNNIQDYYIVDYGDFVYNPRISINAPTGPINRNLISIGIVSPLYTVFRVEDEKKAKFLSYFFKSIFWYNQVKSVANYGARHDRINITDKDFFSLEILLPPIDEQEKIAEILSTWDRAINLTAELIKSKKEFKKGLMQNLLTTKIRLPNFNDEWQETKLGEILTEHKLKSDGKSDVYSVSVHVGIINQIEYLGRSFAAQDTLNYNLVKPFDIVYTKSPTGNFPYGIIKQNFNGKNVIVSPLYGVFTPINRYLGAWLHFYFESSIRTKNYLQTIIQKGAKNTINISNATFLSKKILIPIALKEQQKIAEILTACDDEIKILENKLESLKTQKQGLMQNLLTGKVRT